A region of the Bacteroidales bacterium genome:
GGTGTAAATCCTGATGAAGTGGCTATAAAATCGAGTGCTCAAAACGACATAGAAAACATGGACCTTTTCGCTCCTGAATGCCCAGTTAGGTTCCTAGTGACCAAAGAAGCCTTATCCGAGGGTTGGGATTGTTCTTTTGCCTATACCTTGGGTATTATTCCTAATACTGCCTCAAACACAGGGGTTACACAGCTCATAGGCCGAATTTTACGGCAACCACGAGCTAAAAAGACAGGCATTCCATTGCTGGATGAAAGTTACGTGTACTACTGCAAAGGTGACACGAGAAGCCTATTGGATAGAGTAATTACAGGATTCAAGGAAGAAGGTCTTGGTGATCTAGTTTCAAAAATGAAAGTCCAGGGGCAAGAACATGTTAATCCTACAAAGAATGTTACAATAAAGGATGAGTTCAAAAAATACGAATACGCTTTCTACCTTCCAGTTTGGCTGATTTTTAACAAAGAAAAGGACTCAAAGAGGAGATTTAGCTACGATTTTGACATAAGACCCTTCATTGACTTTCAATCTTATAAAATCTCCGAAGAACTATTAACCCGAATTACATTCTCTCTCAGTGAAGAAAACAAAGAGAAAAAGGCTTTTAGAGTAACAATAAATGAAGAAAGCCAGGCCGCAATCGCAGAAGAATCCATTGAATCAAGATTTAAAGGTTTTATTTCGAGGGGCTATATGACAAGACGTTTCTCTGAAGTGATAGACAATTCATTTTTGGCAAGAAGAATCTGTAATGAGGCTATAGATGTACTAATGGACAAAATTGGTGAGCAAAAGTTTTCAGAACATTTCTCATACATAACTTCGCTGATAACGAAAGACCTTAAAGAAAACCGCCAGAAACAGGAAGAAGAAATCTTTTTAAACCACCTGAAAAACAACAGCCTAGAACTTACTGTGAGTGATGACAAATCAATTGGTTATAAAGTTCCAAGCACAGACACAATCACCATTACAAGTATTCCGAACACATACACTAAAAACCTTTACTCAGATGTTGAAGTAACAACTATGAATAGCCTCGAAAAATCTGTTGCTTCCATACTCGAAAATCAAACAAAGCTTCTTTGGTGGTTCAGGAATCGAGTTGGTAAAAATTGGTATGCCATTCAAGGTTGGCATGAACATAAAATCAGACCTGATTTTGTGGCAGCCAAAAAGAAAGATGATGACACCATTGAGGTCGTTTATATCATAGAGAGCAAGGGCGAACACTTAGCAGCAAATCCGGACACTCTTTATAAGAAGAAAGTCATGGATGAAATGACACGTCTCAAAAAGAAAGGTAAAATGATTGCTTATCAGACTAAATTTAAAATTGGAACACTCAATGAATCAGTAGAAGCGTACTTAATCGAAGAGAAACAGGAAGAAGAAGAATTGAAAAAATTAATGAAATAATTCCAACTCCTCACAGCCTTACACATTACAAAGCCGCATAATTTTATTAATAAAAAAAATGAACAATTAGCCAAAATTCGCAGATTAGGACTTAACATAAAGGCAATTACATCTGTAAATCATTATCATCTTATATGAAAACAACGTCCAGAAGCACCAAAATCGCTCAAAAAACAATTTACGCAGCCTTCATTATTCTCAAAGAAGCTGGTGGTGAAATGCGGGGAAAAGAAGTAGTGGACAAAATAAGAGAAACTGTCGAGTTTGATGACTATGAAATCCATGTTTATGAAAAAACAGGGTATATAAGATGGGAAAGCGTCTTCCATTTTTACACCATTGATTGTATGAAAGCCGGTTACTTGAGAAAGCAGAAAGGTGTTTGGTACTTAACTGATGAAGGTGAGAAGGCAATTCAGCTCGGCCCGGAGAAGCTTCTTGAGACAGCCACAGAGAAATATCGAGAATGGGATACAAAGAATAAAAAGAAGAAGGTAGACTCGCCTGATGAAATTGAGGGTGCTGGAGAAAAGGCACAAAAACAAATAGCACTACTTGATCAATATGAATCTCGTGCTTTAGACGGTATTCGTGAATACATAATTGACAAGAACCCTTATGAGTTCCAGGATATGGTTTCTGCTTTACTCAAAGCAATGGGATATTACATAGCTTTTATCGCACCTAAAGGTCGGGATGGTGGAATTGATATTATCGCTTATACCGATCCACTTGGTGTTAAATCTCCTCGAATTATAGTCCAGGTAAAGCATCGTCCCGATACCAGCATTTCCTCTGATGACATTCAACGGTTATCAGGTACAATGAAGCGCAGCAGTGATTTTGGGCTTTTTGTTACCTCTGGTTCCTTTAGCTCACCTGCTTTTATTGAGGCAAGGTCTGCTGACAAACATATTGAACTCATTGACTTTACCAAGTTTGTTAATCTATGGCAGGAATACTACACTAAAATGCCTGATGATGACAAAAACCTACTTCCCTTACAACCGATCTACTTTTTAGGAAGCAATGAATAGATAGGATTAATAATTTTTTCATCACCACTTTAACAAAACAAGATCATATGGCCACTGAGATTAAAACGTGGGAAATTGTTGACGGGAATTTAACTCAGATCAATACTACCCTTGCCGAGAATCAACGAAGAGAAAAAGAGGATTTGGAACAATGGATC
Encoded here:
- a CDS encoding DEAD/DEAH box helicase family protein; this encodes MYLKKYQIRVVNELKHFFQTAKTQKTAFETAAKVLPENIRNNLNYVQSTFDTIGKPYIDNCRNGLGQYYPRTSLKVPTGGGKTILAVEAIREYQTLFAERKTGLVVWIVPKETIYTQTVDRLRDKSHPYRQLLDQASGGKTIIKEKGQKLSLQDIEENLVVLFIMIQSISRANNSEALKVFQDSGGYDSFFPQDNRHDLHGQWLKEVPNLDTMWVNGEQAQLVTSLGNAVRVSKPLIIIDEIHRVFTPTAKATIDNLNPEIVLGLSATPKESMNLLSTVTGLELKDEEMVKLDLHIRPPASGSGNDWKGMISQIKEHREQLENKAIEYRWNTGEYIRPIALIQVERTGKDQRGKGFVHSEDVKEHLIEMGVNPDEVAIKSSAQNDIENMDLFAPECPVRFLVTKEALSEGWDCSFAYTLGIIPNTASNTGVTQLIGRILRQPRAKKTGIPLLDESYVYYCKGDTRSLLDRVITGFKEEGLGDLVSKMKVQGQEHVNPTKNVTIKDEFKKYEYAFYLPVWLIFNKEKDSKRRFSYDFDIRPFIDFQSYKISEELLTRITFSLSEENKEKKAFRVTINEESQAAIAEESIESRFKGFISRGYMTRRFSEVIDNSFLARRICNEAIDVLMDKIGEQKFSEHFSYITSLITKDLKENRQKQEEEIFLNHLKNNSLELTVSDDKSIGYKVPSTDTITITSIPNTYTKNLYSDVEVTTMNSLEKSVASILENQTKLLWWFRNRVGKNWYAIQGWHEHKIRPDFVAAKKKDDDTIEVVYIIESKGEHLAANPDTLYKKKVMDEMTRLKKKGKMIAYQTKFKIGTLNESVEAYLIEEKQEEEELKKLMK
- a CDS encoding Mrr restriction system protein, translated to MKTTSRSTKIAQKTIYAAFIILKEAGGEMRGKEVVDKIRETVEFDDYEIHVYEKTGYIRWESVFHFYTIDCMKAGYLRKQKGVWYLTDEGEKAIQLGPEKLLETATEKYREWDTKNKKKKVDSPDEIEGAGEKAQKQIALLDQYESRALDGIREYIIDKNPYEFQDMVSALLKAMGYYIAFIAPKGRDGGIDIIAYTDPLGVKSPRIIVQVKHRPDTSISSDDIQRLSGTMKRSSDFGLFVTSGSFSSPAFIEARSADKHIELIDFTKFVNLWQEYYTKMPDDDKNLLPLQPIYFLGSNE